A genome region from Rhizobium sp. ACO-34A includes the following:
- a CDS encoding MFS transporter: MFLAGFATFSLIYCVQPLLPEFAAHFGISAGESSLAMSLTTASLAMSILLMAAFSEKVGRRGLIFFSMVLASVFAIAAAIAPSWEGILLARTLQGVALGGVPAVAMAYLAEEVSPERLGLSMGLYVGGTAFGGMAGRVVTGALAEWLTWKGALAIIGLIDLMTAFLFLLLLPASTNFVARKGLSLQTHLRAWSDHLRDPFLFLLFSIGFVSLGAFMAIYNFIGFRLINEPYNLNSAQIGLIFLAYIGGIAASASAGALANRIGRGTIMLAGTIICLTGVGLTTLTPLYAIIAGIVTVTIGFFMVHSVASAWVGKRAPRNKGHASSLYLLSYYLGASVLGSSGGLAWRGGGWDAVALYAAGLLSGLLLLTILLRRAEDGSWQSQT, translated from the coding sequence ATGTTTCTGGCAGGATTTGCCACGTTTTCCCTTATCTATTGCGTACAGCCCCTATTGCCCGAGTTTGCGGCACATTTTGGCATTAGCGCCGGAGAAAGCTCGCTTGCAATGTCGCTCACAACCGCAAGTTTGGCGATGTCTATCCTGCTTATGGCCGCATTTTCTGAGAAAGTCGGGCGCCGTGGACTCATATTCTTTTCAATGGTGCTGGCATCCGTATTCGCAATTGCCGCCGCTATAGCACCCTCGTGGGAGGGGATTCTTTTGGCGCGTACGCTCCAGGGTGTTGCTCTTGGAGGTGTGCCGGCGGTGGCAATGGCCTATCTCGCGGAGGAGGTGTCTCCTGAACGTCTAGGGCTGTCCATGGGGCTTTATGTCGGTGGAACCGCGTTCGGGGGCATGGCCGGAAGAGTGGTAACCGGAGCTTTGGCTGAATGGTTAACCTGGAAAGGTGCGCTGGCGATCATCGGACTGATCGATCTTATGACGGCATTTCTTTTCCTGCTGCTTTTACCCGCATCCACAAATTTTGTGGCCCGGAAGGGCTTGTCTCTTCAAACCCATTTACGTGCCTGGTCAGATCATCTGCGCGATCCATTTCTCTTTCTACTGTTTTCAATCGGTTTTGTTTCTCTCGGTGCCTTTATGGCGATCTACAATTTTATCGGCTTTCGACTCATAAATGAGCCCTATAATTTAAATTCAGCGCAAATCGGTTTGATCTTTCTCGCCTATATCGGAGGAATCGCAGCATCAGCAAGCGCGGGTGCACTGGCCAATCGAATTGGACGTGGCACGATTATGTTGGCTGGTACGATCATCTGCCTGACGGGCGTTGGCCTGACGACGCTCACGCCGCTCTATGCGATAATCGCCGGAATCGTAACGGTAACAATCGGATTTTTCATGGTGCATTCCGTCGCGAGCGCCTGGGTGGGAAAGCGCGCGCCACGCAACAAAGGGCATGCATCTTCGCTTTATCTTTTGTCCTATTATCTGGGCGCAAGCGTATTGGGATCCTCGGGCGGGCTGGCATGGCGCGGTGGGGGATGGGACGCGGTGGCATTATATGCAGCCGGGCTTCTTTCCGGCTTGCTGCTCCTGACGATCCTGCTTCGCAGAGCAGAAGACGGGTCATGGCAATCTCAGACATAG
- a CDS encoding alkene reductase (FMN-linked; catalyzes the formation of N-ethylsuccinimide from N-ethylmaleimide) codes for MTNQNDLFSPTCIGAIPVANRIAMAPLTRARAGMDGVHTPLAVDYYRQRASAGLIITEATNISQQGRGYAFTPGIYTDEHVKCWRTIADAVHDAGGRIVMQLWHVGRFSHSSLQDGENPPVAPTALQAEGETYTEKGFERPSMPRALEINEITGIIDDYRHAARCALAAGMDGVEVHSANNYLLEQFIRDSTNHRTDRYGGSIENRTRLTVEVTQAVAEIWGSERVGVRLSPLTRSPANAPFDSTPQETYGFLAERLGELGLAYLHCVEGQTRGANAASEFDFQLLRRKFGGQYIANNGYNGPLAREAITSGWADMVAFGQYFIANPDLVERLRVGAPLIEAPRETYYGGGARGYIDWVTMPS; via the coding sequence ATGACAAATCAGAACGATCTTTTTTCACCCACATGCATCGGTGCCATTCCGGTTGCCAATCGTATTGCAATGGCACCGCTGACGCGCGCCCGTGCAGGCATGGACGGCGTCCACACACCGTTGGCCGTAGACTATTACCGCCAACGCGCTTCCGCCGGGCTGATCATTACCGAAGCTACCAATATCTCGCAGCAAGGCAGGGGATATGCTTTTACGCCGGGAATCTATACCGACGAGCATGTGAAATGCTGGAGAACAATTGCAGATGCCGTCCATGACGCTGGCGGCAGAATTGTCATGCAATTGTGGCATGTAGGACGCTTTTCCCACAGCAGCCTGCAGGACGGAGAAAATCCACCCGTTGCGCCCACTGCCCTTCAAGCCGAGGGGGAAACCTATACGGAGAAGGGTTTTGAACGTCCTTCTATGCCGCGCGCGCTTGAGATCAATGAGATCACCGGTATAATCGACGATTATCGACATGCGGCTCGGTGTGCGCTGGCTGCCGGAATGGACGGCGTGGAGGTACATTCGGCCAACAACTATCTGCTCGAGCAGTTCATACGCGACAGCACTAACCATCGCACTGACCGTTATGGCGGATCGATCGAAAACCGCACGCGTCTAACGGTGGAAGTTACACAGGCTGTCGCGGAGATATGGGGATCGGAGCGTGTCGGCGTTCGACTGTCTCCTCTTACGAGGTCGCCAGCCAATGCACCGTTCGATAGCACTCCACAGGAAACCTATGGCTTTCTTGCCGAGCGGCTTGGCGAACTTGGGCTGGCGTACCTGCATTGTGTGGAAGGGCAGACGCGGGGAGCCAACGCCGCATCAGAGTTCGATTTTCAGCTCCTGCGTCGCAAGTTCGGAGGCCAGTATATTGCCAATAATGGCTACAACGGTCCATTAGCGCGTGAAGCGATTACGAGCGGTTGGGCTGATATGGTCGCTTTCGGACAGTATTTTATTGCTAATCCAGATCTAGTGGAACGACTTCGCGTCGGCGCTCCTCTTATAGAAGCGCCACGGGAGACATACTATGGCGGCGGTGCCCGCGGCTATATCGACTGGGTGACCATGCCATCTTAA
- a CDS encoding homoprotocatechuate degradation operon regulator HpaR yields the protein MTDRANLRDTQTSLPTALLRAREAMASRFRPIFALYDITDAQWRVLRVLDEAEMLTASDVARRAMIQGPSLTRIIRTLNERGLICIQKNGADGRAVLLTIDKAGRSLIREIVPQTSGLYRHVEESFGAARMSTLIGLLNELAELPLDES from the coding sequence ATGACCGATCGCGCCAATCTTCGTGACACGCAAACCTCGCTTCCCACCGCTTTGCTGCGGGCACGCGAAGCGATGGCAAGCAGATTTCGGCCCATCTTTGCACTGTATGACATCACAGACGCGCAATGGCGAGTGCTGCGGGTACTGGACGAAGCTGAGATGCTGACGGCTTCCGATGTTGCCCGGCGGGCGATGATCCAAGGGCCCAGTCTGACCCGAATTATACGGACACTCAACGAGCGTGGCCTGATATGCATCCAGAAGAACGGTGCAGACGGACGTGCAGTGCTGTTGACGATTGACAAAGCCGGCCGCTCCCTGATCAGAGAGATCGTGCCGCAGACATCGGGACTCTATCGGCACGTCGAAGAGAGCTTCGGCGCGGCACGTATGTCAACGTTGATCGGCCTTCTTAACGAACTTGCCGAACTGCCTCTGGATGAAAGCTAG
- a CDS encoding YqaE/Pmp3 family membrane protein, with protein MIRILFAILLPPVGVFLQVGIGFHFCVNIILILFGYFPGIIHAIWGIVKK; from the coding sequence ATCATTCGAATTCTCTTCGCAATCCTACTTCCGCCGGTCGGCGTTTTCCTTCAGGTCGGAATCGGATTTCATTTCTGCGTGAACATTATCCTGATATTGTTCGGGTACTTCCCTGGAATAATTCACGCCATATGGGGCATTGTGAAAAAGTAG